In Sphingomonas sp. R1, a single genomic region encodes these proteins:
- a CDS encoding glycosyltransferase: MSRPVFFDPTGSRKRWTLRTVFALIGGVLVAAIVFAATIVNVPPAQDLPVRWENAKPAALRSLSARGEPRRQRWLPGTASKKPGAPLTVGFYVPWDQASADSLRRNIGDLDWVVPAFVTVNGPAHAMQVIDDPRFANILAGARRPPRVLPMVQNISEEAWDSAGASRLIASPAARAKLARDLAAMVKARNLTGLVMDFESLPPASLPGYIQLLDQINKAMPKDKLLAVTVPAGDSSWDFKRFAAVTDRVFLMNYDEHWQGGTAGPIASQPWFVEELRRAVAQIGTQKLIVALASYAYDYHGDGTDAMSIEEAWSAARDSEAKVTFDKTSGNSAFAYDENGKHHEIWMVDATATWNQLQAVRAAGVGSVALWRLGSEDAGVWTALLAYRHGGRPDLSRIVPATNVDVEGPGEILRVTSTPTIGQRAISFDAANMIRDVQYPVLPTPYVVMRTGASKNEIALTFDDGPDPDYTPRILDILKAEHVPATFFIIGENGLQHPLLLRRLVAEGHELGNHTYTHPNLATTSAASTALELNATQRLVQAYTGRGMRLFRAPYFGDAEPTTPDELDPAVVAQKQGYTVVGLHVDPDDWKRPGVDAIVQGVLDDVASAEPDKSTNVVLLHDGGGNREQTIAALPRIIHELRARGYTFVPVSKLAGLSYDEVMPPIRGNDLLAVRADVAIFVALAAIASGLRWMFFIAITLGIARAVILAALALRQRRRERGAPPQFTPTVSVIIPAYNEERVIEQSVRRVLASDYPAIELIVADDGSKDRTSEIVAAAFGDDPRVTLLTLVNGGKAAALNRALREAKGEVIIALDADTQFETETIGRLARWFADPQLGAVAGSAQVGNRVNLVTRWQAVEYITAQNLERRALAGFNAITVVPGAVGAWRRAALDAVGGYPEDTLAEDQDLTIAIQRAGWRVTYDPDAVAWTEAPESFRALAKQRYRWAFGTLQCLWKHRGLYRDRNARGLAWIGLPQAWVFQIIFAAISPLIDLALVSAIIATGVRIAQHGWEQTRGDVGTMAIYWVAFTSIDVGCGWVAYRLNSRRIRYPALLLVAQRFVYRQLMYWVVLRAISSALGGWFVGWGKLERTGRVGGGEAAAAE, from the coding sequence ATGTCGCGTCCCGTATTTTTCGATCCCACCGGAAGCCGGAAGCGCTGGACGCTGCGCACGGTGTTCGCGCTGATCGGGGGCGTGCTGGTGGCGGCGATCGTGTTCGCCGCGACGATCGTGAACGTGCCGCCGGCGCAGGACCTGCCGGTGCGCTGGGAGAATGCCAAGCCCGCCGCGCTTCGCTCGCTGAGCGCCCGCGGCGAGCCGCGGCGGCAGCGCTGGCTGCCCGGCACCGCCTCGAAGAAGCCCGGCGCGCCGCTGACCGTGGGCTTCTACGTGCCCTGGGACCAGGCAAGCGCCGACTCGCTTCGCCGCAACATCGGCGATCTCGATTGGGTGGTGCCGGCCTTCGTGACGGTGAACGGCCCGGCCCATGCCATGCAGGTGATCGACGATCCCCGCTTCGCCAACATCCTTGCTGGCGCGCGTCGCCCGCCGCGGGTGCTGCCGATGGTGCAGAACATCTCGGAGGAGGCGTGGGATTCCGCCGGCGCATCACGGCTGATCGCCAGCCCCGCGGCGCGTGCCAAGCTCGCGCGCGATCTCGCCGCCATGGTCAAGGCGCGCAACCTTACCGGGCTGGTGATGGACTTCGAAAGCCTGCCGCCCGCGTCGCTGCCGGGCTATATCCAGCTGCTCGATCAGATTAACAAGGCGATGCCGAAGGACAAGCTGCTTGCCGTCACCGTTCCGGCGGGGGATAGCAGCTGGGATTTCAAGCGGTTCGCCGCGGTCACCGACCGCGTCTTCCTGATGAACTATGACGAGCATTGGCAGGGCGGCACGGCCGGCCCGATCGCCTCGCAGCCCTGGTTCGTCGAGGAGCTTCGCCGCGCCGTCGCGCAGATCGGCACCCAGAAGCTGATCGTCGCCCTGGCCAGCTATGCCTATGATTATCATGGCGACGGCACCGACGCGATGAGCATCGAGGAAGCCTGGTCGGCCGCGCGCGACAGCGAGGCCAAGGTCACCTTCGACAAGACGAGCGGCAACAGCGCCTTCGCCTATGACGAGAACGGCAAGCACCACGAGATCTGGATGGTCGACGCCACCGCCACCTGGAACCAGCTGCAGGCGGTGCGGGCGGCCGGTGTCGGCAGCGTGGCGCTGTGGCGCCTGGGGTCCGAGGATGCCGGGGTATGGACCGCGCTGCTCGCCTATCGCCATGGCGGGAGACCGGACCTGAGCCGCATCGTTCCGGCAACCAATGTCGACGTGGAAGGGCCGGGCGAGATCCTGCGCGTGACCTCCACGCCAACGATCGGGCAGCGCGCGATCAGCTTCGATGCCGCCAACATGATCCGCGATGTGCAGTATCCCGTACTGCCGACGCCTTATGTGGTGATGCGGACCGGCGCCTCGAAGAACGAGATCGCGCTGACCTTCGACGACGGCCCCGACCCGGATTACACGCCGCGGATCCTTGACATCCTGAAGGCCGAGCATGTGCCCGCCACCTTCTTCATCATCGGCGAGAACGGGCTGCAGCACCCGTTGCTGCTGCGCCGGTTGGTGGCCGAAGGGCACGAGCTGGGCAACCACACCTATACCCATCCCAATCTCGCCACCACCTCGGCGGCGAGCACGGCCCTGGAGCTGAACGCCACCCAGCGGCTGGTGCAGGCCTATACCGGGCGCGGCATGCGGCTGTTCCGTGCACCCTATTTCGGGGACGCCGAGCCGACGACTCCGGACGAGCTCGACCCTGCCGTGGTGGCCCAGAAGCAGGGCTACACGGTTGTCGGCCTCCACGTCGATCCCGACGACTGGAAGCGGCCCGGTGTCGACGCGATCGTTCAGGGCGTGCTCGACGACGTCGCCTCTGCCGAGCCCGACAAATCGACTAATGTGGTGCTGCTGCACGATGGTGGCGGCAATCGCGAGCAGACGATTGCCGCATTGCCCCGCATCATCCATGAGCTGCGTGCGCGGGGCTACACGTTCGTGCCGGTGTCGAAGCTCGCCGGCCTCAGCTATGACGAGGTGATGCCGCCGATCCGGGGCAATGATCTGCTCGCGGTCCGCGCCGATGTCGCGATCTTCGTGGCGCTCGCCGCCATCGCCTCCGGTCTGCGCTGGATGTTCTTCATCGCGATCACGCTGGGCATCGCCCGGGCGGTGATCCTGGCGGCGCTCGCGCTGCGCCAGCGTCGCCGCGAGCGGGGTGCGCCGCCGCAGTTCACGCCGACCGTCTCCGTGATCATCCCGGCCTATAACGAGGAACGGGTGATCGAGCAGTCGGTGCGCCGCGTGCTCGCCAGCGACTATCCGGCGATCGAGCTGATCGTCGCCGACGACGGATCGAAGGACCGCACCAGCGAGATCGTCGCGGCCGCCTTTGGCGACGATCCCCGGGTGACGCTGCTCACATTGGTAAATGGCGGCAAGGCCGCCGCACTCAACCGCGCCTTGCGCGAGGCAAAGGGCGAGGTGATCATCGCGCTGGACGCGGATACGCAGTTCGAGACGGAGACGATCGGCCGCCTCGCGCGCTGGTTCGCCGATCCGCAGCTGGGTGCGGTGGCCGGGAGCGCCCAGGTGGGCAACCGCGTGAACCTCGTCACCCGCTGGCAGGCGGTGGAATATATCACGGCGCAAAATCTCGAACGGCGCGCGCTGGCCGGCTTCAATGCGATCACCGTGGTGCCGGGCGCGGTCGGCGCGTGGCGCCGTGCGGCGCTGGACGCGGTGGGCGGCTATCCCGAGGATACGCTGGCCGAGGACCAGGACCTCACCATCGCCATCCAGCGGGCCGGCTGGCGGGTCACCTATGATCCCGATGCGGTCGCCTGGACCGAGGCGCCGGAGAGCTTCCGGGCACTCGCCAAGCAGCGCTATCGCTGGGCGTTCGGCACGCTGCAGTGCCTGTGGAAGCATCGCGGCCTGTATCGCGACAGGAATGCGCGCGGGCTGGCATGGATCGGCCTGCCGCAGGCCTGGGTGTTCCAGATCATCTTCGCGGCAATCTCGCCGCTGATCGATCTGGCGCTGGTTTCCGCGATCATCGCTACCGGCGTGCGCATCGCGCAGCATGGCTGGGAGCAGACCCGCGGCGATGTCGGCACCATGGCGATCTACTGGGTCGCGTTCACCTCGATCGACGTGGGCTGCGGTTGGGTGGCCTATCGGTTGAACAGTCGTCGCATTCGCTATCCCGCACTGCTGCTGGTCGCGCAGCGCTTCGTCTATCGCCAGCTGATGTACTGGGTGGTGCTGCGGGCGATCAGCTCGGCGCTGGGGGGATGGTTCGTCGGCTGGGGCAAGCTGGAGCGTACCGGCCGCGTCGGCGGCGGCGAGGCAGCCGCCGCCGAATAG
- a CDS encoding TonB-dependent receptor, which translates to MFDRSTFRLSLLAGATLLALSAAPAFAQSQTAEPSAPAVQPEGLADIVVTAQKRETNLQQTPISISVLSDAALKERHVQSLYDLADGAVPSLRVATFEARQSALTVGIRGIVPLDANQPAREQGVGIYVDGVYLGRQHGLNAALFDIERVEVLKGPQGTLFGRNTEGGALSLVSRAPSGEFGGRVNAGIANYGGYNADAHLDLPEYKNFSLKLDGVVQHQDATTKNPLAGQTGWNYYDRHGFRAAVRWKPVDGLTDDFSYDNGYDANTPFYSQLLNYNPNGCVAGAQSAVPACTLPGTQYATLTGTVKSLLPGVVVNGSSRMKTADIGVPQQPSIDKTHGFTNTLKYKLSPEIELRSITAWRGVTATQWDNSGGYHRVPVVTLPAIGSTATTCTVAAPCGFSRYSLANLRQTQFSQEFQAVGSVDRFDYVAGLYYFNEHVSDDAATPNSNGIVATTNAAGQVTGYNYVILDPCTGSGGFGSQPGCRSIDRASEVWSKSYAAYGQVTWNATDMLHLTVGGRYTHDQKKGVLHYSRNINYDTDTVRAAANGYKPLDKSWDRFNPMVTLAYDVSDSVHAYAKYATGYRAGGASSRTSNYQAFNPEDVKSYEIGLKSDFWDHKARLNLAAYIMDRKDSQVDISSIQTTATGNFNNLVTINAPGNTKIRGIEADLTVKPVQGLTLNASYAYTYTRIPPVLITATANGASTSVYQNFYIVFTPRNAASGSIDYALPLKGADLRFHLDGNYSQATQAFDQFATKNDASLIFNGRISLANINLGAMQNVTFSVWGRNLFNKQYVFRRDPSNSLPGSPTTNVTSGSINNVLGDYGNFNAPRTFGGEVAVKF; encoded by the coding sequence ATGTTCGATCGTTCGACCTTCCGCCTCTCGCTGCTTGCGGGTGCCACCCTGCTCGCGCTGTCCGCGGCGCCCGCCTTCGCCCAGAGCCAGACGGCCGAGCCGTCCGCGCCGGCGGTGCAGCCGGAAGGCCTGGCCGATATCGTCGTCACCGCGCAGAAGCGCGAGACCAACCTGCAGCAGACGCCGATCTCGATCAGCGTGCTGAGCGACGCCGCGCTGAAGGAGCGTCACGTCCAGAGCCTGTACGACCTCGCCGACGGCGCGGTGCCCAGCCTGCGCGTCGCCACCTTCGAAGCCCGCCAGTCGGCGCTCACCGTCGGTATCCGCGGCATCGTTCCCCTCGACGCCAACCAGCCAGCCCGCGAGCAGGGCGTCGGCATCTATGTCGACGGCGTCTATCTCGGTCGCCAGCACGGTCTGAACGCCGCGCTGTTCGACATCGAGCGCGTCGAAGTGCTCAAGGGCCCGCAGGGCACGCTGTTCGGTCGCAACACCGAAGGCGGCGCGCTCAGCCTCGTCAGCCGCGCGCCCAGCGGCGAGTTTGGCGGCCGCGTCAATGCCGGCATCGCCAATTATGGCGGCTACAATGCCGATGCGCATCTCGATCTGCCGGAATACAAGAATTTCTCGCTGAAGCTCGACGGCGTGGTGCAGCACCAGGATGCGACCACCAAGAACCCGCTCGCGGGCCAGACCGGCTGGAACTATTATGACCGCCACGGCTTCCGCGCGGCGGTCCGCTGGAAGCCAGTCGACGGCCTCACCGACGATTTCAGCTACGACAATGGCTATGACGCCAACACCCCGTTCTACAGCCAGCTGCTGAACTACAATCCGAACGGCTGCGTCGCCGGCGCCCAGTCGGCCGTGCCGGCCTGCACCCTGCCGGGGACGCAGTACGCCACGCTCACCGGCACGGTGAAGTCGCTGCTGCCGGGCGTCGTCGTCAACGGCAGCAGCCGCATGAAGACCGCCGATATCGGCGTGCCGCAGCAGCCGAGCATCGATAAGACGCACGGCTTCACCAACACGCTGAAGTACAAGCTGAGCCCCGAGATCGAGCTGCGCTCGATTACCGCATGGCGCGGCGTGACAGCCACCCAGTGGGACAATTCGGGGGGCTACCACCGCGTGCCGGTCGTGACGCTGCCGGCGATCGGATCGACGGCCACCACCTGCACCGTCGCCGCGCCTTGCGGGTTCAGCCGCTACAGTCTCGCCAACCTGCGCCAGACCCAGTTCAGCCAGGAATTCCAGGCGGTGGGCTCGGTCGACCGGTTCGATTACGTCGCCGGCCTCTATTACTTCAACGAGCATGTCAGCGACGACGCGGCCACGCCGAACTCGAACGGCATCGTGGCGACCACCAACGCGGCAGGGCAGGTCACCGGCTACAATTACGTGATCCTCGATCCGTGCACCGGCTCGGGCGGCTTCGGCTCGCAGCCGGGATGCCGTTCGATCGACCGCGCGTCCGAAGTCTGGTCGAAGAGCTATGCCGCCTATGGCCAGGTCACCTGGAACGCCACCGACATGCTGCACCTGACGGTGGGCGGCCGCTACACGCACGATCAGAAGAAGGGCGTGCTCCATTATTCGCGCAACATCAATTACGACACGGACACGGTGCGCGCCGCGGCCAATGGCTACAAGCCGCTCGACAAGAGCTGGGATCGCTTCAACCCGATGGTCACGCTTGCCTATGACGTGAGCGACTCGGTCCACGCCTATGCGAAATACGCGACCGGCTACCGCGCCGGCGGCGCCAGCTCGCGCACCTCGAACTATCAGGCGTTCAACCCGGAAGACGTGAAGTCGTACGAAATCGGCCTGAAGAGCGATTTCTGGGACCACAAGGCCCGCCTGAATCTCGCGGCGTACATCATGGACCGCAAGGACAGCCAGGTCGACATCAGCTCGATCCAGACCACCGCGACCGGCAACTTCAACAATCTCGTGACCATCAATGCGCCGGGCAATACCAAGATCCGCGGCATCGAAGCGGACCTGACCGTGAAGCCGGTGCAGGGCCTGACGCTCAATGCATCCTACGCCTATACCTACACCCGCATCCCGCCGGTGCTGATCACCGCGACCGCCAATGGCGCGTCGACGAGCGTGTATCAGAACTTCTACATCGTGTTCACGCCGCGCAATGCCGCCAGCGGGTCGATCGATTACGCGCTGCCGCTGAAGGGGGCCGATCTGCGCTTCCACCTGGACGGCAACTATTCGCAGGCGACCCAGGCGTTCGACCAGTTCGCCACGAAGAACGATGCGTCGCTGATCTTCAACGGCCGGATCTCGCTCGCCAACATCAACCTGGGCGCGATGCAGAACGTGACCTTCAGCGTGTGGGGCCGCAACCTGTTCAACAAGCAGTATGTGTTCCGCCGCGATCCTTCGAACAGCCTGCCGGGCTCGCCGACGACCAACGTGACGAGCGGCAGCATCAACAACGTCCTCGGGGACTATGGCAACTTCAACGCACCGCGCACCTTCGGTGGCGAGGTGGCGGTGAAGTTCTGA
- a CDS encoding LytTR family DNA-binding domain-containing protein: MAAGIVFVAYSATLCVANTLSLPDAMIAGAANTVPTVLFGTAAYWILVASIARKGPAFQVAAHLILCTCFAFLSYWLLLVLLGLAGGVSATQFEVRPFVSRAMAWQTLLNVAVYGMIALWAHNRPSREDEIPVAVAGRDEARETLSRYFIRSGDDAVPVEIESIVSISGADDYAEIKTAGGQHLARMTLARFEELLDPARFVRVHRSRIVNLDHVARIEPAGSGRLLIHMDDGDTISASRAGSALLRERIL, translated from the coding sequence TTGGCTGCGGGGATCGTCTTCGTTGCCTATTCCGCCACGCTTTGCGTTGCGAACACGCTTTCGCTGCCGGATGCGATGATCGCGGGCGCGGCGAATACCGTTCCGACCGTCCTGTTCGGCACAGCCGCATATTGGATCCTCGTCGCGAGCATCGCCCGCAAGGGACCAGCTTTTCAGGTCGCGGCGCATCTGATCCTTTGCACCTGCTTCGCGTTTTTGTCCTATTGGCTGCTGTTGGTACTGCTCGGGCTGGCCGGCGGCGTCTCGGCCACGCAATTCGAGGTCCGGCCGTTCGTCAGCCGAGCCATGGCTTGGCAGACGCTCCTGAATGTGGCCGTCTATGGCATGATCGCTTTATGGGCTCATAATCGGCCCAGCCGGGAGGACGAGATTCCCGTTGCCGTGGCCGGTCGGGACGAGGCGCGCGAGACGCTGTCCCGCTATTTCATCCGCAGCGGCGACGATGCGGTCCCGGTCGAAATCGAATCAATCGTCTCGATCTCCGGAGCCGACGACTATGCCGAAATCAAGACAGCGGGTGGCCAGCATCTGGCGCGCATGACGCTGGCGAGATTCGAAGAACTGCTCGATCCTGCGCGCTTCGTCCGCGTGCATCGCTCGCGAATTGTGAATCTCGATCATGTCGCGCGCATCGAACCGGCCGGAAGCGGGCGTCTCCTCATCCATATGGACGATGGCGACACGATCAGTGCCAGCCGCGCCGGATCGGCTCTGCTGCGCGAACGCATCCTCTGA
- a CDS encoding CocE/NonD family hydrolase has product MAMIMAAVVGSLSISATRAAAQSIPYGLTASNGQSLDDTALAGLAARILAHRPAKPYLPAERAALLLAARDDTAARRAYQVKGCHPRADPASSRSCFLSAWAGSGRRGDALHLQLNEILSPLKPVARERIFAWLRGRSADRLRLDRLLARYAGAKTIGADDAVQIVMAALVGVASRAGGDAIDALVAQQRERLYRIDQTIVIHTPQGATLSATLVRPRAASQPLPTTMWFTIYSDPERNLEIAAEAAAHGYAGLVVNARGKLGSKDVVRPFEVEVDDTAAAIDWASTQPWSDGRVGMYGGSYSGFAAWAATKHLPRALKTIVPYVAAVPGQGLPMENNVFLNANYGWNFYVTNNRTLDRVTYNGPDRWSSLNEKWYQSGRPYRDIDQIDGTPNPWLQRWLKHPSYDAYWQAMVPHGEDFRHIDIPVLTITGYYDDGQISALHYLKEHYRYRPDAGHYLVVGPYDHFGTQQSFKPEDLRGYPIDPVAQFDTSALTFAWFDHIFRGRPRPPILANRINFEVMGANVWRHTASLSAMADTSQRFFLTHSRSEGRYRLSEKRPDTVGVISQKVDFADRTTSSAGYYPFPVLDPRPDVSAGLVFQTGPLTHAIEVNGGLSGEFHIRTNRRDFDFMAALYEVRADGSSFALSYYVGRSSFARDISSRQLLTPGAVNIIPFDRTRIVSRRVAAGSRLRLVVDVLKNNFHEINYGTGADVAAESISDAATPLEIEWLTDSFVRVPITNLP; this is encoded by the coding sequence ATGGCGATGATCATGGCGGCGGTTGTCGGCAGTCTCTCGATCAGCGCAACGCGGGCTGCGGCGCAGTCTATCCCCTATGGTTTGACCGCGAGCAACGGCCAGTCGCTCGACGACACCGCGCTCGCCGGTCTGGCAGCGCGCATTCTCGCCCATAGGCCAGCGAAGCCATACCTGCCTGCCGAGCGCGCCGCGCTGCTGCTCGCCGCCCGCGACGATACCGCCGCACGACGCGCCTACCAGGTGAAGGGCTGCCATCCCCGCGCCGATCCCGCGAGCAGCCGTAGCTGCTTTCTGAGCGCTTGGGCCGGGAGCGGGCGGCGCGGCGATGCCCTGCATCTTCAGCTGAACGAGATATTGTCACCGCTGAAGCCAGTTGCGAGGGAACGCATCTTCGCATGGCTGCGCGGGCGCAGTGCGGATCGGCTCAGACTTGATCGCTTGCTGGCGCGGTACGCAGGTGCGAAAACAATCGGCGCCGACGATGCGGTGCAGATCGTCATGGCCGCACTCGTCGGGGTCGCATCCCGGGCTGGGGGAGACGCCATCGACGCTCTCGTCGCACAGCAGCGCGAGCGCCTCTACCGGATCGATCAGACGATTGTGATCCACACGCCCCAAGGCGCGACGCTATCGGCGACACTGGTTCGTCCGCGCGCTGCTTCGCAGCCGTTGCCGACGACAATGTGGTTCACGATTTACTCCGATCCCGAACGCAACCTGGAGATTGCCGCAGAGGCGGCCGCGCACGGCTATGCCGGACTGGTCGTCAATGCGCGCGGCAAGCTCGGGAGCAAGGACGTCGTCCGCCCGTTCGAAGTCGAAGTGGACGACACCGCCGCCGCGATCGACTGGGCGAGCACCCAGCCCTGGAGCGACGGCCGGGTGGGCATGTATGGCGGCAGCTATTCGGGGTTCGCGGCCTGGGCGGCGACGAAACATCTTCCCAGAGCGCTGAAGACGATCGTCCCGTATGTCGCTGCCGTGCCGGGGCAGGGCCTGCCGATGGAGAACAACGTCTTCCTGAACGCCAATTACGGCTGGAACTTCTACGTCACGAACAATCGGACGCTTGATCGCGTGACCTATAACGGCCCAGATCGGTGGTCGTCGCTGAACGAGAAATGGTATCAGAGCGGACGGCCCTATCGCGATATCGACCAGATCGACGGGACCCCGAACCCTTGGCTTCAACGCTGGCTCAAGCACCCGTCCTACGACGCCTATTGGCAGGCGATGGTCCCCCATGGCGAAGATTTCCGGCACATTGACATCCCGGTCCTCACAATCACCGGCTATTATGACGACGGCCAGATTTCTGCGCTGCATTATTTAAAGGAACATTATCGGTACCGGCCGGATGCCGGACATTATCTCGTCGTCGGCCCCTATGACCATTTTGGGACCCAGCAATCGTTCAAACCCGAGGATTTGCGCGGCTATCCAATCGATCCGGTCGCGCAATTCGATACGAGTGCGCTGACCTTTGCCTGGTTCGACCACATTTTCCGCGGGCGGCCGCGCCCGCCAATTCTGGCGAACCGGATCAACTTCGAGGTCATGGGTGCCAATGTCTGGCGCCACACCGCGTCGCTCAGCGCGATGGCCGACACTTCCCAGCGCTTCTTTCTGACCCACTCCCGATCGGAAGGCCGCTATCGACTGTCAGAAAAACGCCCGGACACGGTGGGTGTGATCTCGCAAAAGGTCGATTTCGCGGATCGTACGACGAGCAGTGCTGGCTATTATCCATTCCCGGTTTTAGATCCGCGACCGGACGTCTCAGCCGGCCTCGTCTTCCAGACCGGTCCGCTAACCCACGCTATTGAGGTGAACGGCGGACTCTCGGGAGAATTTCACATCCGCACGAACAGGCGCGACTTCGATTTCATGGCTGCGCTGTATGAAGTTCGCGCCGACGGCAGCAGCTTCGCCCTGTCTTATTACGTCGGGCGCTCGAGCTTTGCTCGCGACATTTCATCCCGGCAATTACTGACTCCTGGCGCGGTGAATATCATCCCGTTCGACCGAACGCGCATCGTCAGTCGCCGCGTGGCGGCAGGCAGCCGTCTGCGTTTGGTTGTCGACGTACTCAAGAATAATTTCCATGAGATCAACTACGGCACGGGGGCCGATGTTGCTGCCGAATCGATCTCCGACGCCGCCACGCCGCTGGAAATAGAGTGGCTGACGGACAGCTTCGTCCGGGTGCCAATCACCAACCTCCCCTAA
- a CDS encoding ABC transporter permease encodes MLHRYLFAEILKLRRSLALMLCVAAPACVAVLGTVIAFDRKTPVLLNNFAIGGPGIWSFVMLPLAVTALSVLMAQMEHGSRNWNHLLTLPRARPNAFLAKAIVMLGLVAMMSALLWAFMLVGVAVLTILHPAGVIGAVDVARLAQILALMTVCSALVAMLQLWVALAYRSFVVPLVFGIGGTFVAISTIGAAKAAWFPWLLATDVLATRPEIRQMGLLLGGVGGLVVLAAMLAHLSRREA; translated from the coding sequence ATGCTACATCGCTATCTGTTTGCCGAAATTCTCAAGCTGCGTCGCAGCCTTGCGTTGATGCTCTGCGTCGCCGCGCCGGCGTGCGTCGCAGTGCTCGGAACGGTCATCGCCTTCGACCGAAAGACGCCGGTCCTGCTCAACAATTTCGCCATCGGCGGCCCCGGCATCTGGTCGTTCGTGATGCTGCCGCTGGCGGTGACGGCGCTCAGCGTACTGATGGCGCAAATGGAGCATGGTTCGCGGAACTGGAACCATCTCCTCACCTTGCCGCGCGCGCGGCCGAACGCGTTCCTCGCCAAGGCGATCGTGATGCTCGGGCTGGTCGCGATGATGTCGGCGTTGCTGTGGGCGTTCATGCTGGTTGGCGTGGCGGTGCTCACAATATTGCATCCGGCGGGGGTGATCGGCGCGGTGGACGTGGCACGGCTTGCCCAGATTCTGGCGTTGATGACGGTCTGCTCGGCCCTGGTGGCAATGCTCCAGCTCTGGGTGGCGCTCGCCTATCGCAGCTTTGTGGTGCCGCTGGTATTCGGAATCGGCGGGACGTTCGTGGCGATCAGCACGATCGGCGCGGCCAAGGCTGCGTGGTTTCCGTGGCTGCTGGCGACCGATGTGCTGGCGACCAGGCCCGAGATCCGGCAGATGGGGTTGCTGTTGGGCGGGGTCGGAGGACTCGTCGTACTCGCGGCGATGCTGGCCCATTTAAGTCGCCGGGAGGCTTAA
- a CDS encoding ATP-binding cassette domain-containing protein produces the protein MIAALETRGLTKAFGKAPPAVNSVSLNVPRRAIYGFLGANGAGKTTTLKLVLGLLRADAGNIRLFGQEAARERGRIGSLIETPSSYDHLTGRENLDITRILWGLEKREIGRVLAIVDLAHAADQRVGSYSLGMRQRLGIARALLGDPRLLILDEPTNGLDPDGIRDMRVLLRRLPEAGDVTLIVSSHLLSEVEQVATHVGLLHQGRLLLESPLDALLGGVAPIEVDTDDRGRAAMILIDAGFAVITGSERLFVEAADPAEIAALLVREGQRLSHLARHRPTLEGIYHRHIALAA, from the coding sequence ATGATCGCCGCCCTCGAAACCCGTGGCCTGACCAAGGCCTTTGGCAAGGCTCCACCGGCGGTGAATAGCGTTTCGCTGAACGTTCCGCGGCGCGCGATCTATGGCTTTCTCGGGGCCAATGGCGCGGGAAAGACGACGACACTCAAGCTGGTTCTCGGGCTTTTGCGCGCTGATGCAGGGAACATCCGGCTGTTCGGGCAGGAGGCGGCGCGCGAGCGCGGGCGGATCGGGTCGCTGATCGAGACCCCTTCGTCGTACGACCACCTGACCGGGCGGGAGAATCTCGATATCACCCGAATCCTGTGGGGGCTGGAGAAGCGCGAGATCGGGCGGGTGCTGGCGATTGTCGATCTCGCACATGCCGCCGACCAGCGCGTCGGCAGCTATTCGCTCGGCATGCGCCAGCGGCTGGGCATTGCGCGGGCATTGCTCGGCGATCCGCGCCTGCTGATTCTCGACGAGCCGACAAACGGGCTCGACCCCGACGGCATCCGCGATATGCGTGTGCTGCTACGAAGGCTTCCCGAGGCTGGCGACGTGACGCTGATCGTGTCGAGCCACCTGCTTAGCGAGGTCGAGCAGGTGGCGACGCATGTCGGACTGCTTCACCAGGGTCGGCTGTTGCTGGAGTCGCCGCTCGACGCGCTGCTCGGCGGCGTAGCGCCGATTGAGGTCGATACGGACGACCGGGGGCGGGCGGCGATGATCCTGATCGATGCCGGGTTCGCGGTGATAACGGGGAGCGAAAGGCTGTTCGTCGAGGCTGCCGACCCGGCCGAAATCGCAGCGCTGCTGGTGCGGGAGGGGCAGAGATTGTCGCACCTTGCCCGCCATCGTCCCACGCTCGAGGGCATTTATCACCGCCACATCGCACTGGCCGCCTGA
- a CDS encoding DUF2975 domain-containing protein, with protein MPIETLRARAHLLMWLVTIPFVLLFAVLAMLVVAPIWTGRLSGPMLIFHLPMCMYVWAIWMVRQALKSIASGAAFGQVVPRLLLRIGSALFAGGLTSVFGVTLLTRLIYGRGAFASFDGAAITLGVVGATLVLLSHLLAQASAMREELDAFF; from the coding sequence ATGCCGATCGAAACCCTCCGCGCCCGCGCCCACCTGCTGATGTGGCTGGTGACAATCCCCTTCGTGCTGCTCTTTGCCGTTCTCGCGATGCTTGTCGTCGCGCCGATATGGACAGGCCGCCTCTCGGGGCCGATGCTGATCTTCCATCTGCCGATGTGCATGTACGTGTGGGCGATATGGATGGTGCGTCAGGCGCTAAAGTCGATCGCATCGGGCGCTGCATTCGGCCAGGTGGTGCCGCGGCTATTGCTGCGGATTGGCTCGGCTTTGTTCGCCGGGGGGCTCACCAGCGTATTCGGCGTCACCTTGCTGACACGGCTGATCTACGGCCGCGGTGCCTTTGCGAGTTTTGACGGTGCGGCGATCACGCTCGGCGTGGTCGGCGCAACCCTTGTCTTGCTCTCGCACCTCCTCGCCCAAGCCTCGGCGATGCGCGAAGAGCTGGACGCGTTCTTCTGA